A part of Chrysiogenia bacterium genomic DNA contains:
- a CDS encoding sigma-54-dependent Fis family transcriptional regulator: MTPTENTAVSVAVVDDEPTIRISTERMLRDEGYETFAAATGAEFLGHLEDNRPSVVLLDIKLPDMDGLELLAQCKQLSPDTEVILMTGYGTVESAVDAMKAGAFHYLTKPFKIEDVLNLVERAAEHRKLKTENVELRRQLERKYGSENFIGNSDKMQHVFRLIDRVADTDSTVLITGESGTGKELVARALHLHSSRRDVPMVTVNCAAVPEDLLESELFGHTKGAFTGAIATRQGKFQAAAGGTIFLDEVGEMTPSLQVKLLRVLQEKEVTPVGSEKSIKVDVRVIAATNRDLQREVEEGRFREDLFYRLNVIPITLPPLRDRKEDVPVLIQHFLQRFSREKNMQVAGISEDAVKTLARYPWPGNVRELENLLERMVVLKGEGQLTLEDLPEKFLIPRAVELNVPEVEVPEEGVDLKRLVDDFEDRIILSALNRTKWNKNRAATLLGIKRTTLLEKLKKKALVAPDERGRLQPNIER, translated from the coding sequence ATGACCCCGACCGAGAACACCGCGGTGAGCGTCGCCGTTGTCGACGACGAGCCCACCATCCGTATTTCCACAGAACGCATGCTTCGCGACGAGGGCTATGAGACCTTCGCCGCGGCAACGGGCGCCGAGTTTCTGGGGCACCTGGAGGACAACAGGCCCAGCGTTGTGCTGCTCGATATCAAGTTGCCGGACATGGACGGCCTGGAACTGCTGGCCCAGTGCAAGCAGCTCTCGCCCGATACAGAAGTCATTTTGATGACGGGTTACGGCACGGTCGAGAGCGCCGTGGACGCCATGAAGGCCGGCGCGTTCCACTACCTGACCAAGCCGTTCAAGATCGAGGACGTTCTGAACCTCGTCGAGCGCGCCGCCGAGCACCGCAAGCTCAAGACCGAAAACGTCGAGTTGCGTCGCCAGCTCGAGCGCAAGTACGGATCGGAAAACTTCATCGGAAACTCCGACAAAATGCAGCACGTGTTCCGGCTCATCGACCGCGTGGCCGACACCGACTCAACGGTGCTGATCACCGGTGAGAGCGGCACGGGCAAGGAACTCGTCGCCCGCGCGCTGCACCTGCATTCGAGTCGCCGCGACGTTCCCATGGTGACGGTCAACTGCGCGGCCGTGCCCGAAGACCTGCTGGAGAGCGAGCTCTTCGGGCACACAAAGGGCGCCTTCACCGGCGCCATCGCCACGCGCCAGGGCAAGTTCCAGGCGGCTGCTGGCGGCACGATCTTTCTCGACGAAGTGGGCGAGATGACGCCGTCGCTGCAGGTGAAGCTGCTGCGCGTTCTCCAGGAAAAAGAAGTCACGCCGGTTGGCAGCGAGAAATCGATCAAGGTCGACGTGCGCGTCATTGCGGCGACAAACCGCGACCTGCAACGCGAAGTGGAGGAGGGGCGCTTCCGCGAGGATCTGTTCTACCGCCTCAACGTCATCCCCATCACCCTGCCGCCCCTTCGGGATCGCAAGGAAGATGTGCCGGTTCTGATCCAACATTTCCTGCAGCGCTTCAGCCGCGAAAAAAACATGCAGGTCGCCGGGATTTCAGAAGATGCGGTCAAGACGCTGGCGCGCTACCCCTGGCCTGGCAATGTGCGCGAGCTGGAGAACCTGCTTGAGCGCATGGTGGTGCTCAAGGGCGAGGGACAGCTCACCCTCGAAGACCTGCCGGAGAAGTTCCTCATCCCGCGCGCAGTGGAGCTCAATGTTCCCGAGGTCGAGGTGCCAGAAGAGGGCGTGGATCTCAAGCGCCTCGTTGATGACTTCGAGGACCGCATCATCCTCTCGGCGCTCAACCGCACGAAGTGGAACAAGAACCGCGCGGCCACGCTGCTGGGGATCAAGCGCACCACCCTGCTCGAAAAGCTCAAGAAGAAAGCCCTCGTCGCCCCCGACGAGCGCGGAAGACTGCAACCCAACATCGAACGGTGA
- a CDS encoding rod shape-determining protein: protein MLGWISGLFSNDLAIDLGTANTLVYVKGQGIVLNEPSVVAVQQGPRGEKKILAVGREAKLMLGRTPGSIQTIRPMKDGVIADFDVTEAMLRYFIRKAHNRTTLVRPRIMICVPFGVTEVEKRAVRESAEQAGARQVYLIEEPMAAAIGAGLPVTEPSGNMIVDIGGGTTEVAVISLSGIVFSRSVRVAGDKIDEAILQYIKRKYNLLIGEATAELIKIQLGNAYRTEAPREMEIKGRDLLA, encoded by the coding sequence ATGCTGGGTTGGATTTCAGGGCTCTTTTCAAACGATCTGGCCATCGATCTGGGGACGGCCAACACTCTTGTTTACGTCAAGGGTCAGGGAATCGTGCTGAACGAACCCAGCGTTGTGGCCGTGCAGCAGGGTCCTCGCGGCGAGAAAAAGATTCTCGCCGTCGGCAGGGAAGCCAAGCTCATGCTCGGCCGCACCCCCGGCAGCATCCAGACCATCCGTCCGATGAAGGACGGCGTCATCGCCGACTTCGACGTGACCGAGGCCATGCTTCGCTACTTCATCCGCAAGGCCCACAACCGCACAACTCTGGTTCGTCCGCGCATCATGATCTGCGTTCCCTTCGGCGTGACCGAGGTGGAAAAGCGCGCGGTGCGCGAATCGGCCGAGCAGGCCGGTGCGCGCCAGGTCTATCTCATCGAAGAACCCATGGCGGCCGCCATCGGCGCGGGCCTTCCCGTGACCGAGCCCAGCGGCAACATGATCGTCGACATCGGCGGCGGCACGACCGAGGTTGCGGTGATTTCCCTCTCGGGCATCGTGTTCTCGCGCTCGGTGCGCGTGGCCGGCGACAAGATCGACGAAGCGATCCTTCAGTACATCAAGCGCAAGTACAATCTGCTGATTGGCGAGGCGACCGCCGAACTGATCAAGATTCAGCTCGGCAACGCCTACCGCACCGAGGCCCCGCGCGAGATGGAGATCAAGGGCCGCGACCTGCTCGC